In one Bos mutus isolate GX-2022 chromosome 19, NWIPB_WYAK_1.1, whole genome shotgun sequence genomic region, the following are encoded:
- the SRSF2 gene encoding serine/arginine-rich splicing factor 2 — protein MSYGRPPPDVEGMTSLKVDNLTYRTSPDTLRRVFEKYGRVGDVYIPRDRYTKESRGFAFVRFHDKRDAEDAMDAMDGAVLDGRELRVQMARYGRPPDSHHSRRGPPPRRYGGGGYGRRSRSPRRRRRSRSRSRSRSRSRSRSRYSRSKSRSRTRSRSRSTSKSRSARRSKSKSSSVSRSRSRSRSRSRSRSPPPVSKRESKSRSRSKSPPKSPEEEGAVSS, from the exons ATGAGTTACGGTCGCCCGCCTCCCGATGTGGAGGGCATGACCTCTCTCAAGGTGGATAACCTAACCTACCGCACCTCACCCGACACCCTGAGGCGCGTGTTCGAGAAGTACGGGCGCGTCGGCGATGTGTACATCCCGCGGGACCGCTACACCAAGGAGTCCCGCGGCTTCGCCTTCGTCCGCTTCCACGACAAGCGCGACGCCGAGGACGCCATGGATGCCATGGACGGAGCCGTACTGGACGGCCGCGAGCTGCGGGTGCAGATGGCGCGCTACGGCCGCCCCCCGGATTCGCACCATAGCCGCCGGGGCCCCCCGCCCCGCAGGTACGGGGGCGGCGGCTACGGACGTCGGAGCCGCAG CCCTAGGCGGCGTCGCCGCAGCAGATCCCGGAGTCGGAGCCGGTCCAGGTCCCGGAGTCGATCTCGCTACAGCCGCTCCAAGTCCCGGTCCCGCACTCGCTCAAGATCGCGATCCACCTCCAAGTCCAGATCGGCGCGAAGATCCAAGTCCAAGTCCTCGTCGGTCTCCAGATCTCGCTCGCGGTCCAGATCCAGGTCTAGGTCCAGAAGTCCTCCACCCGTGTCCAAGAGGGAATCCAAGTCCAGGTCGCGATCCAAGAGTCCTCCCAAGTCTCCGGAAGAGGAAGGAGCGGTGTCCTCTTAA
- the MFSD11 gene encoding UNC93-like protein MFSD11 encodes MSPESKKLFNIIILGIAFMFIFTAFQTCGNVAQTVIRSLNSTDFHGSGYTSMAIIYGVFSASNLITPSVVAIVGPQLSMFASGLFYSMYIAVFIQPFPWSFYTASVFIGIAAAVLWTAQGNCLTINSDEHTIGRNSGIFWALLQFSLFFGNLYIYFAWQGKTQISESDRRTVFIALTVISLVGTVLFFLIRKPDSENVLGEDESSDDQDLDINESPQSNMTKAVDAFKKSLKLCVTKEMLLLSITTAYTGLELTFFSGVYGTCIGAINKFGTEEKSLIGLSGIFIGIGEILGGSLFGLLSKNNRFGRNPVVLLGILVHFIAFYLIFLNMPGDAPIAPVEGTDSSAYIKPSKEIAIFCSFLLGLGDSCFNTQLLSILGFLYSEDSAPAFAVFKFVQSICAAVAFFYSNYLLLHWQLLVMVIFGFFGTVSFFTVEWEAAAIVARGSDYRSI; translated from the exons ATGTCCCCGGAATCTAAAAAGCTTTTCAACATCATTATTTTAGGAATTGCCTTTATGTTTATCTTCACCGCCTTTCAAACTTGTGGAAATGTAGCG CAAACTGTCATCAGGAGCCTAAATAGTACAGATTTTCACGGCAGTGGATATACCAG CATGGCAATTATTTATGGAGTGTTCTCTGCTTCAAATTTGATTACACCATCAGTGGTTGCCATTGTAGGACCTCAACTCTCTATGTTTGCTAGTGGTTTATTTTACAG CATGTACATTGCCGTTTTTATCCAGCCTTTCCCGTGGTCCTTCTACACAGCCTCTGTTTTCATTGgaattgctgctgctg tACTTTGGACAGCACAAGGAAACTGCCTGACGATAAATTCAGATGAGCACACTATTGGGAGAAAcagtggaattttctgggcaCTCTTACAATTTAG CTTGTTCTTTGGAAATCTCTACATATATTTTGCTTGGCAAGGGAAAACTCAGATATCAg AGAGTGACCGAAGAACAGTGTTTATCGCCCTAACGGTGATCAGCCTTGTGGGAACagtacttttctttctcattcgGAAACCAGATTCTGAAAATGTCCTGGGAGAAGATGAATCTTCTGATGACCAGGACTTGGACATCAACGA gTCTCCCCAGAGCAACATGACAAAGGCAGTAGATGCGTTTA aaaAGTCTCTGAAGTTATGTGTCACCAAGGAGATGCTCCTTCTTAGCATTACAACTGCTTATACAG GTCTGGAACTGACTTTCTTCTCTGGTGTATATGGAACCTGTATTGGCGCTATAAATAAATttggaacagaagagaaaagcctCATTGGACTTTCTGGCATTTTCATCGGCATTGGAGAAATTTTag GTGGAAGCCTCTTTGGCCTGCTGAGCAAGAATAATCGTTTTGGTAGGAATCCAGTTGTGCTGTTGGGCATCCTGGTGCATTTTAtagctttttatttaatattcctCAACATGCCTGGGGATGCCCCCATTGCTCCTGTTGAAGGCACTGACAGCAGCGCTTACATCAAACCCAG caAAGAAATTGCCATCTTCTGCAGCTTCCTGTTGGGTCTTGGAGACAGCTGCTTCAATACTCAGCTGCTTAGTATTTTAGGTTTTCTCTATTCTGAAGACAGCGCCCCGGCTTTTGCCGTCTTTAAATTTGTGCAG TCCATTTGCGCAGCCGTGGCATTTTTCTACAGTAACTAccttctccttcattggcaaCTCCTGGTCATGGTGATATTTGGGTTTTTTGGAACTGTCTCCTTCTTCACTGtggagtgggaagctgctgccaTTGTAGCCCGGGGCTCTGACTACCGAAGTATTTGA